A single genomic interval of Tursiops truncatus isolate mTurTru1 chromosome 1, mTurTru1.mat.Y, whole genome shotgun sequence harbors:
- the COL8A2 gene encoding collagen alpha-2(VIII) chain, producing the protein MRGALTSLSSLPPPLLLLLLVLGCGLRAAASGGAAGAAGYPPVQYVQPMHKGPVGPPFREGKGQYLEMPLPLLPMDLKGEPGPPGKPGPRGPPGPPGFPGKPGTGKPGLHGQPGPAGPPGFSRMGKAGPPGLPGKVGPPGQPGLRGEPGIRGDQGLRGPPGPPGLPGPSGIAVPGKPGPQGVPGPPGFGGEPGPQGEPGPPGDRGLKGENGVGQPGLPGAPGQGGAPGPPGLPGPAGLGKPGLDGFPGAPGDKGESGPPGLPGPRGEPGALGPKGPPGLDGMGVPGSAGVPGPQGPRGAKGEPGTRGPPGLIGPTGYGMPGLPGPKGDRGPAGVPGLLGDRGEPGEDGEPGEQGPQGLGGPPGLPGSAGLPGRRGPLGPKGEMGPGGPPGVPGIRGDQGPSGLAGKPGLPGERGLPGAHGPPGPTGPKGEPGFTGRPGGPGVAGALGQKGDLGLPGQPGLRGPSGIPGLQGPTGPIGPQGLPGLKGEPGLPGAPGEGKVGEPGMAGPTGPPGVPGSPGLTGPPGPPGPPGPPGAPGAFDETGIAGLHLPNGGVQGAVLGKGTKPRFGLGELSAHATPAFTAVLTSPFPASGMPVKFDRTLYNGHSGYNPATGIFTCPVGGVYYFAYHVHVKGTNVWVALYKNNVPATYTYDEYKKGYLDQASGGAVLQLRPNDQVWVQMPSDQANGLYSTEYIHSSFSGFLLCPT; encoded by the exons ATGCGGGGGGCTCTGACGTCCCTGTCTTCGCTGCCGccacctctgctgctgctgctgctggtgctgGGGTGCGGGCTGAGGGCGGCCGCCAGCGGTGGAGCCGCCGGGGCAGCGGGCTACCCGCCGGTGCAGTACGTGCAGCCCATGCACAAAGGACCCGTGGGGCCGCCCTTCCGCGAGGGCAAGGGCCAATACCTGG aaaTGCCTCTACCGCTGTTGCCAATGGACCTGAAAGGAGAGCCTGGTCCCCCAGGAAAACCCGGACCGCGGGGTCCCCCTGGCCCTCCTGGCTTCCCAGGAAAACCAGGCACTGGAAAACCAGGGCTACATGGGCAGCCTGGACCCGCTGGCCCCCCTGGCTTCTCCCGGATGGGCAAGGCTGGTCCCCCAGGGCTTCCAGGCAAGGTTGGCCCACCAGGGCAGCCGGGGCTTCGGGGGGAGCCAGGGATACGAGGGGACCAGGGCCTCCGGGGGCCCCCAGGGCCCCCTGGCCTACCTGGGCCCTCAGGCATTGCTGTCCCTGGAAAACCAGGTCCTCAGGGGGTGCCAGGGCCCCCAGGATTTGGGGGGGAGCCAGGGCCCCAGGGAGAGCCTGGGCCCCCGGGTGATCGAGGCCTCAAGGGTGAAAATGGAGTGGGCCAACCAGGGCTTCCTGGAGCCCCAGGCCAGGGGGGTGCCCCCGGACCCCCTGGTCTCCCTGGTCCAGCTGGCTTGGGCAAACCAGGTTTGGATGGGtttcctggggcccctggagATAAGGGTGAGTCTGGGCCTCCTGGGCTGCCAGGACCCAGGGGGGAGCCAGGAGCTTTGGGCCCAAAAGGGCCCCCTGGGCTGGATGGTATGGGGGTACCAGGGTCAGCAGGGGTGCCAGGGCCACAGGGCCCACGAGGGGCCAAAGGGGAGCCAGGCACCCGGGGCCCTCCTGGCCTGATAGGCCCCACTGGCTATGGGATGCCAGGGCTGCCAGGTCCCAAGGGGGACAGGGGCCCAGCTGGGGTCCCGGGGCTCTTGGGGGACAGGGGCGAGCCAGGTGAGGATGGGGAGCCAGGGGAACAGGGACCACAGGGCCTTGGGGGCCCCCCTGGACTTCCGGGGTCTGCAGGGCTACCTGGCCGACGTGGGCCCCTGGGGCCTAAGGGGGAGATGGGGCCTGGAGGACCCCCAGGAGTGCCTGGCATTCGGGGTGACCAGGGGCCTAGTGGCCTGGCTGGGAAACCTGGGCTCCCAGGAGAGAGGGGGCTTCCAGGGGCTCATGGACCTCCTGGACCGACTGGGCCCAAAGGCGAGCCAGGTTTCACGGGCCGCCCTGGAGGACCAGGGGTGGCAGGAGCCCTGGGGCAGAAGGGTGACTTGGGGCTCCCTGGGCAGCCTGGCCTGAGAGGCCCTTCTGGAATCCCAGGACTCCAAGGTCCGACTGGCCCTATCGGGCCGCAGGGTCTGCCAGGCCTGAAGGGTGAACCAGGCCTGCCGGGGGCCCCTGGAGAGGGGAAAGTGGGAGAACCTGGCATGGCTGGGCCTACAGGGCCTCCTGGGGTCCCAGGTTCCCCAGGACTCACGGGCCCTCCTGGGCCTCCCGGACCTCCCGGGCCCCCTGGTGCACCTGGGGCCTTCGATGAGACTGGCATCGCCGGCCTGCACCTGCCCAATGGCGGCGTGCAAGGAGCTGTGCTGGGCAAGGGGACCAAGCCCCGGTTTGGGCTGGGCGAGCTGTCGGCCCATGCCACGCCCGCCTTCACCGCTGTGCTCACCTCGCCCTTCCCCGCCTCAGGCATGCCTGTGAAGTTTGACCGGACCCTCTACAATGGCCACAGTGGCTACAACCCGGCCACCGGCATCTTCACCTGCCCCGTGGGCGGGGTCTACTACTTTGCTTACCACGTGCACGTCAAGGGCACCAACGTGTGGGTGGCCCTGTACAAGAACAACGTGCCAGCCACCTACACCTATGATGAGTACAAGAAGGGCTACCTGGACCAGGCGTCTGGGGGGGCTGTGCTCCAGCTGCGGCCCAACGACCAGGTCTGGGTGCAGATGCCCTCGGACCAGGCCAATGGCCTCTACTCCACCGAGTACATCCACTCCTCCTTTTCAGGATTCTTGCTGTGCCCCACATAA
- the TRAPPC3 gene encoding trafficking protein particle complex subunit 3 isoform X3, producing the protein MGYNIGVRLIEDFLARSNVGRCHDFRETADVIAKVAFKMYLGITPSITNWSPAGDEFSLILENNPLVDFVELPDNHSSLIYSNLLCGVLRGALEMVQMAVEAKFVQDTLKGDGVTEIRMRFIRRIEDNLPAGEE; encoded by the exons AT GGGCTATAACATTGGAGTCCGACTGATTGAAGATTTCTTGGCACGGTCAAATGTCGGGAGGTGCCATGACTTCCGGGAAACTGCAGATGTCATTGCCAAG GTGGCGTTCAAGATGTACTTGGGCATCACTCCAAGCATCACCAATTGGAGCCCAGCTGGTGACGAATTCTCcctcattttggaaaataatccCTTGGTGGACTTTGTGGAACTTCCTGATAACCACTCGTCCCTTATTTATTCCAATCTCTTGTGTGGGGTGTTGCGAGGAGCCTTGGAGATG GTCCAGATGGCTGTGGAGGCCAAATTTGTCCAGGACACCCTGAAAGGAGACGGTGTGACAGAAATCCGGATGAGGTTCATCAGGCGGATTGAGGACAACCTCCCAGCTGGAGAGGAATGA
- the TRAPPC3 gene encoding trafficking protein particle complex subunit 3 isoform X2 codes for MSRQANRGTESKKMSSELFTLTYGALVTQLCKDYENDEDVNKQLDKMGYNIGVRLIEDFLARSNVGRCHDFRETADVIAKVAFKMYLGITPSITNWSPAGDEFSLILENNPLVDFVELPDNHSSLIYSNLLCGVLRGALEMVQMAVEAKFVQDTLKGDGVTEIRMRFIRRIEDNLPAGEE; via the exons AGCTCTGAGCTCTTCACCCTGACCTATGGGGCTCTAGTCACCCAGCTGTGCAAGGACTATGAAAATGATGAAGATGTGAATAAACAGCTGGACAAAAT GGGCTATAACATTGGAGTCCGACTGATTGAAGATTTCTTGGCACGGTCAAATGTCGGGAGGTGCCATGACTTCCGGGAAACTGCAGATGTCATTGCCAAG GTGGCGTTCAAGATGTACTTGGGCATCACTCCAAGCATCACCAATTGGAGCCCAGCTGGTGACGAATTCTCcctcattttggaaaataatccCTTGGTGGACTTTGTGGAACTTCCTGATAACCACTCGTCCCTTATTTATTCCAATCTCTTGTGTGGGGTGTTGCGAGGAGCCTTGGAGATG GTCCAGATGGCTGTGGAGGCCAAATTTGTCCAGGACACCCTGAAAGGAGACGGTGTGACAGAAATCCGGATGAGGTTCATCAGGCGGATTGAGGACAACCTCCCAGCTGGAGAGGAATGA
- the TRAPPC3 gene encoding trafficking protein particle complex subunit 3 isoform X1: MQLGPAHPIPALCPDLQKSSELFTLTYGALVTQLCKDYENDEDVNKQLDKMGYNIGVRLIEDFLARSNVGRCHDFRETADVIAKVAFKMYLGITPSITNWSPAGDEFSLILENNPLVDFVELPDNHSSLIYSNLLCGVLRGALEMVQMAVEAKFVQDTLKGDGVTEIRMRFIRRIEDNLPAGEE; encoded by the exons AGCTCTGAGCTCTTCACCCTGACCTATGGGGCTCTAGTCACCCAGCTGTGCAAGGACTATGAAAATGATGAAGATGTGAATAAACAGCTGGACAAAAT GGGCTATAACATTGGAGTCCGACTGATTGAAGATTTCTTGGCACGGTCAAATGTCGGGAGGTGCCATGACTTCCGGGAAACTGCAGATGTCATTGCCAAG GTGGCGTTCAAGATGTACTTGGGCATCACTCCAAGCATCACCAATTGGAGCCCAGCTGGTGACGAATTCTCcctcattttggaaaataatccCTTGGTGGACTTTGTGGAACTTCCTGATAACCACTCGTCCCTTATTTATTCCAATCTCTTGTGTGGGGTGTTGCGAGGAGCCTTGGAGATG GTCCAGATGGCTGTGGAGGCCAAATTTGTCCAGGACACCCTGAAAGGAGACGGTGTGACAGAAATCCGGATGAGGTTCATCAGGCGGATTGAGGACAACCTCCCAGCTGGAGAGGAATGA